The stretch of DNA GGCAGGGGTTGAACTGTGTGAGAGAAGGGAGTAGTGTCAAGAGCAAGAAAGTACCTTGAGCCTGGTGCCTGGTGGCTGGCAGCCAAAGGGCAactttgagagaaaaagaaacagtcaaATAGAGATTTTCATTACATTGTTTGCTTTGTGTGAGTTgttgtctttctgtatctctcTATGAAACCATCAATAAAATTACTTGCCTCCCAGGAATCTGACAAAGTGTTGGATCTTTTTGCAAATTTAGAATGGGGTGAAGTCAGAGATCTCCTACAGAACAGCtacatataaattatacacacatttttcattttctcgtctttctccttctcccactTGCAAATAGTAAGCACCGTTTGGCACTGACTGGgttttatatctttttccatcagCCCTGGCTATTGAGTAGCACATGTTTATTGATGAACTAATTTCTGGCTTTAGAGTTTATCCTTGCCCAGATACACTTAGCATTAGGCAACACAAAGTATCTACAGACTTGAACATGGCTGCTCATATGTAGGTGGAACACTGACCCTTTACTCTTTTttgatgccatttatttatttgtattattatgtatacataatagCACATTATTGAACACTGAGAAATATTGATAAGTatgagcaaaaataaaagtaCCCCATAGTGTCATGGGTCAGAGACAACCACAACCAACACACTGGAGTCTCtattgtctgtctgtctatctgtctgtctatctatctatctatctatctatctatctatctatctatcatctacctatctatttcatatatatagtccccatatatacatatatgtattttatatgtatattctctctatatatataatcaaattaAGTTCACAATGTTTATATAAGTTTACATACTGCTTTTTCCATGTAACTTTTTGAGACAAGCATTTATCCTCTTGATTAcatcttcaaaaatataatttaatgtcaGCATCATAGTTATTCATACAGACACCCATAAAGTATTTAttgatagatagagagatagatggatagacagacagacagacagatagacagacgGACAATAGAGGCTCCAATGTGTTGGTTGTGGTTGTCTCTGACCCATGACACTATGGGGTACTTTCATTTTTGCTCATACTTATCAATATTTCTCAGTGTTCAGTAATGTGctattatgtatacataataatacaaataaataaatggcatcaaAAAAGAGTAAAGGGTCAGTGTTCCACCTACATATGAGCAGCCATGTTCAAGTCTGTAGATACTGTTGAACAAGTGCGGTATTTCCACactttttgttattatatatGATACTACAGTGTGCATCCATGTATATATGTTAAGATTATAACTTTATATTTAGGTAGATCATCTTTTTGACATATTGAAAAGCACATTTGTCTTCAGAGGTAGAGTTTTGTACTTACCTGAAATGAAGCTCAAAAGGTACAACCCTAGGGGACCATGCAGAGTTTCAAAGGGTTTTCCAAAAGCATTGTACATAAAGAAGGCTGTCCCCACCATGGTTAACACAATAAGGATGGCAGAGAAGAGAATGACATTGACGTGGATGCTTACTGGGATCGCTTTGAGCAAATCTGGAAAAACTGAAGATAAGACAAAACTAGGGTTAGAAGAAGTTTCATTAGCAGTAGTCTgcaagtataattttaaaaattcaatctctctttttaaatttcaaacatCACTACAATCCTTCTGATGAATACATTTTCACATACTAATTTATAAGGGGTTTAGACAAAGGTTTAAAGATAGGATCATTTTATAGAGTGCACCAGTAAAAATTAGCAAAGAGGAGATTTGAGGTAATTTATTTTCTGAGCTTGGTTGTATGTAATGATTTAAACAAATAAGTTCTGGCTTTATAACCCAATCTGTACATTTTAATAACCAAGCTTTTAATAACCTTTCTcagtcatcattttaaaaaatctatcttaACTTGCAATGATATTTTAAGTTTGGAGATATCTGGGGCGTTCAAACATCAGGAAGTTTTCGTATTTACTTTGttacaaaaaaattgtttctagTCTACACCAAGATTAAAGAATGGAGATATTTTCAGTCAACTTCAATATTTTAATGTAGCACAAAGCTGTGGGAAAGTAATTTCTGGTACTATGGGAAATATTTCCACGTAGAAAACAAGCCAAATCTATTTCTAGATTTTGTGTTCAGGGCAAGTTTTTCTTGTTTGCAGAGAAAGCAAAACCCTACGTTTTAGAGTTTCTTTTATCCGGTGAGGCATCAGCATGCTTAGCCTCAGCAAATCTGGCAGGACCAATCTGGAGAAGtttaattcagtttattttagtTCTCTAAACATGTATCAAGTGCTTAagttatttactgagcacctactgtgtgtcaggcattatTCTAGGTGTTGGAAGTAGAGCCATAAAACAAGATGGACAAAGTTCCTGTTGTCTCACAGAGCTTATAACCTAATGGGAGAAGACAGACCATtagaaagtaaacaaataaacatgatAGCTTATCTCCAAAAGATGGCCGCAATCAATGATTTTCCCCCTTTTATGCATGTGTCGCTTCTCATTTAAGAGGTAGAATTTTTTCCCCAGTGCCTTTGAACTTGGATTGGTCTTTGATTGCTTTGACCTCCTGAATATGGCAGCAGAAGTACATTGTGCCAGTTCCAGGCCAGTTTGATAAGAGAACCGGcagtctctgctttttttttcttttggaagctTGAGTTGCCAAGAAGTCCAGGCTACTCTTCTGGAGAGAAAGCCTGCCTGGAGGAGCACTGAGGCACCAGACACACAAGGGAAGAAGCTGTCCTGGATGGCAAGCCCAGAAAAGATGACTCCAACCCAGCTGCTATGTAACTGCAACAGTTAGGAGAGGCCCTATCAAGAACTGTCCAGGTGAAtaagtaaatttttgttttaagtccCTGAACTTTATAGGAGAGCTGTTATC from Piliocolobus tephrosceles isolate RC106 chromosome 2, ASM277652v3, whole genome shotgun sequence encodes:
- the CLRN1 gene encoding clarin-1 isoform X3 produces the protein MQALQQHPVFPDLLKAIPVSIHVNVILFSAILIVLTMVGTAFFMYNAFGKPFETLHGPLGLYLLSFISGSCGCLVMILFASEVKIHHLSEKIANYKEGTYVYKTQSEKYTTSFWLTKGHS